A genomic window from Plasmodium malariae genome assembly, chromosome: 10 includes:
- the PmUG01_10028700 gene encoding NLI interacting factor-like phosphatase, putative translates to MKKRKLERCIYQILNRLKIYVNIWIKIKNVIKYVVGHLTLRKKFNVKTYRKRRICPSMTLVLDLDETLIYCTKKKKYNHQKEVDVLINGKYFSLYVCKRPYIDLFFSVLYPFYEIIIFTTAIKSYADTVLNIVDVDHYIDKKFYREDCFEMNKKVYIKNLVNIKKEISKIVLIDDSDLSGLKYPENFFPIKKWRGDLNDTELLDIIPFFLNLRKVRDIRSICSFRLKTQNEISKMLSTAPFKQVKYLTEENSKTLYTHSLAFQAINYLKIFMNKFRYASSKKQWNELGKKVNSKLKSYPYSLSKLKGSSDDEQKKKQRKKKYTQEITTHLTGQ, encoded by the coding sequence atgaaaaagagaaaattagAAAGATGTATTTATCAAATATTAAACAGATTAAAAAtctatgtaaatatatggataaaaataaaaaatgtaataaaatacgTCGTAGGACATCTTAcgttaaggaaaaaatttaatgttaAAACCTATAGAAAAAGACGAATATGCCCATCTATGACTTTAGTTCTTGATTTAGACgaaacattaatatattgtactaaaaaaaaaaaatataatcatcAAAAAGAAGTGGACGTATtaataaatggaaaatatttttctttatatgtatgtaagaGGCCATAtatagatttatttttttctgttctttatccattttatgaaattataatatttactaCAGCAATAAAGTCATATGCTGATACAGTTCTCAATATAGTGGATGTTGATCATTACATtgacaaaaaattttacagaGAAGATTGCTTtgaaatgaacaaaaaagtttatataaaaaatttagtaaatattaaaaaagaaatttcgaaaattgttttaattgATGATTCAGATTTATCAGGTTTAAAATACCCAGAAAACTTTTTCCCAATCAAAAAATGGAGAGGGGATTTAAATGATACTGAATTGTTAGatataattcctttttttttaaatttaagaaaagTACGTGATATAAGATCAATATGTTCTTTTAGGTTAAAAACACAAAATGAAATTTCCAAAATGCTGAGTACAGCACCATTTAAAcaagtaaaatatttgacTGAAGAAAATTCCAAAACTTTATATACGCATTCATTAGCTTTTCAAgcaattaattatttaaaaatttttatgaacaagttCAGATATGCTAGCTCAAAAAAACAGTGGAATGAGTTgggaaaaaaagtaaatagtAAATTAAAATCCTATCCCTATTCCCTTTCAAAACTTAAGGGATCAAGTGATgatgaacaaaaaaagaaacaaagaaaaaaaaaatatacacagGAAATAACAACACACTTAACAGGTCAGTGA